From Dromaius novaehollandiae isolate bDroNov1 unplaced genomic scaffold, bDroNov1.hap1 HAP1_SCAFFOLD_93, whole genome shotgun sequence, one genomic window encodes:
- the LOC135326986 gene encoding perilipin-2-like isoform X1, which yields MALAAIDLQQNAISRVANLPLVSSTYNMVSTAYVTTKDNHPHLKLVCEIVEKGVKTITSVAVTSAMPIIQKLEPQRSTSTKDKGRLIVLNSLLVAVANNYARIGLDKIEEKLPILYQPTNEVVANAKDVVVGAREAVRTTVTGAKKTAHTITGVVGKTKEAIQGSVEMTKSVVGGSINAVLESCAAQMVSCGMDSALGKSEILIDQYLPCTEEELEKEVANIEGFEVGVQKPSYYVRLGSLSSKVCVRTYQQALSKARDAKHRSQETISQLSYTVNLIEYAKNMISVFKLLDTQEMPYQFWVEWKKNTGQNDSDELHSAEIIDVNVPKVNGLLLKHIESRALAIAWSLTQQLQTTCLTLASSIQGLPQNVQDQVYTVGSVAGDVYRSFRSASSFRELSDNFLPTSKGQLKKVKESLNDVIVHLFNNALINCLALTCGLTSWLDVSLVLSPWTCPAMTGLDPDPGLQIDFLA from the exons ATGGCATTAGCAGCAATTGATCTACAGCAG AATGCTATATCAAGGGTTGCCAACCTTCCGTTGGTGAGCTCCACCTACAATATGGTGTCCACAGCTTATGTCACCACAAAAGATAACCATCCTCACCTGAAATTAGTATGTGAGATTGTTGAAAAAGGAGTGAAGACAATTACTTCAGTAGCTGTGACAAGCGCTATGCCTATCATCCAGAAATTGGAGCCACAAA GAAGTACTAGCACCAAGGACAAAGGAAGATTAATCGTTCTCAATTCACTTCTAGTTGCAGTTGCTAACAATTATGCACGTATAGGTCTGGACAAAATTGAAGAGAAGCTGCCTATACTGTATCAACCCACCAACGAG GTTGTTGCCAATGCCAAGGATGTAGTTGTTGGAGCCAGAGAAGCTGTAAGAACCACTGTGACTGGTGCCAAGAAAACTGCCCACACAATCACTGGAGTTGTGGGCAAGACTAAAGAAGCAATACAAGGCAGTGTAGAAATGACTAAGTCGGTTGTCGGTGGCAGCATTAATGCTGTTCTGGAAAGCTGTGCAGCACAAATGGTGAGCTGTGGAATGGATAGTGCACTTGGCAAATCAGAGATTCTTATAGACCAGTATCTTCCATGTACAGAAGAGGAGCTAG AGAAAGAAGTTGCAAACATTGAAGGATTTGAAGTTGGAGTTCAGAAGCCAAGCTACTATGTTAGACTAGGATCCCTGTCTTCAAAGGTCTGTGTGCGTACCTACCAACAGGCCTTAAGCAAGGCTAGAGATGCTAAGCACAGAAGCCAAGAGACAATCTCTCAGCTCAGCTACACTGTTAATCTG ATTGAGTATGCTAAGAACATGATTAGTGTCTTCAAACTTCTTGATACTCAGGAAATGCCATATCAATTTTGGgtagaatggaagaaaaatacaggcCAAAATGACAGTGATGAATTGCATAGTGCTGAGATAATAGATGTAAATGTACCAAAAGTCAATGGATTACTTCTCAAG CACATTGAGTCAAGAGCACTAGCTATTGCATGGAGCCTCACTCAACAGCTTCAGACCACCTGCCTCACACTGGCTTCAAGCATACAGGGGCTCCCACAGAATGTTCAGGACCAAGTTTACACTGTTGGGTCAGTGGCAGGTGATGTGTACAGGAGCTTTCGGTCAGCATCCTCCTTCCGAGAATTATCGGACAACTTTCTGCCTACTAGCAAAGGACAGCTGAAGAAAGTTAAGGAATCTCTGAATGATGTGATAGTTCATCTTTTTAACAATGCACTGATCAACTGTCTG GCTCTGACCTGTggactgacttcctggcttgatgTCAGCCTTGTATTGTCACCTTGGACCTGCCCGGCAATGACTGGACTTGATCCTGACCCTGGCTTGCagattgacttcctggcttga
- the LOC135326986 gene encoding perilipin-2-like isoform X3 — MALAAIDLQQNAISRVANLPLVSSTYNMVSTAYVTTKDNHPHLKLVCEIVEKGVKTITSVAVTSAMPIIQKLEPQSLDKIEEKLPILYQPTNEVVANAKDVVVGAREAVRTTVTGAKKTAHTITGVVGKTKEAIQGSVEMTKSVVGGSINAVLESCAAQMVSCGMDSALGKSEILIDQYLPCTEEELEKEVANIEGFEVGVQKPSYYVRLGSLSSKVCVRTYQQALSKARDAKHRSQETISQLSYTVNLIEYAKNMISVFKLLDTQEMPYQFWVEWKKNTGQNDSDELHSAEIIDVNVPKVNGLLLKHIESRALAIAWSLTQQLQTTCLTLASSIQGLPQNVQDQVYTVGSVAGDVYRSFRSASSFRELSDNFLPTSKGQLKKVKESLNDVIVHLFNNALINCLALTCGLTSWLDVSLVLSPWTCPAMTGLDPDPGLQIDFLA; from the exons ATGGCATTAGCAGCAATTGATCTACAGCAG AATGCTATATCAAGGGTTGCCAACCTTCCGTTGGTGAGCTCCACCTACAATATGGTGTCCACAGCTTATGTCACCACAAAAGATAACCATCCTCACCTGAAATTAGTATGTGAGATTGTTGAAAAAGGAGTGAAGACAATTACTTCAGTAGCTGTGACAAGCGCTATGCCTATCATCCAGAAATTGGAGCCACAAA GTCTGGACAAAATTGAAGAGAAGCTGCCTATACTGTATCAACCCACCAACGAG GTTGTTGCCAATGCCAAGGATGTAGTTGTTGGAGCCAGAGAAGCTGTAAGAACCACTGTGACTGGTGCCAAGAAAACTGCCCACACAATCACTGGAGTTGTGGGCAAGACTAAAGAAGCAATACAAGGCAGTGTAGAAATGACTAAGTCGGTTGTCGGTGGCAGCATTAATGCTGTTCTGGAAAGCTGTGCAGCACAAATGGTGAGCTGTGGAATGGATAGTGCACTTGGCAAATCAGAGATTCTTATAGACCAGTATCTTCCATGTACAGAAGAGGAGCTAG AGAAAGAAGTTGCAAACATTGAAGGATTTGAAGTTGGAGTTCAGAAGCCAAGCTACTATGTTAGACTAGGATCCCTGTCTTCAAAGGTCTGTGTGCGTACCTACCAACAGGCCTTAAGCAAGGCTAGAGATGCTAAGCACAGAAGCCAAGAGACAATCTCTCAGCTCAGCTACACTGTTAATCTG ATTGAGTATGCTAAGAACATGATTAGTGTCTTCAAACTTCTTGATACTCAGGAAATGCCATATCAATTTTGGgtagaatggaagaaaaatacaggcCAAAATGACAGTGATGAATTGCATAGTGCTGAGATAATAGATGTAAATGTACCAAAAGTCAATGGATTACTTCTCAAG CACATTGAGTCAAGAGCACTAGCTATTGCATGGAGCCTCACTCAACAGCTTCAGACCACCTGCCTCACACTGGCTTCAAGCATACAGGGGCTCCCACAGAATGTTCAGGACCAAGTTTACACTGTTGGGTCAGTGGCAGGTGATGTGTACAGGAGCTTTCGGTCAGCATCCTCCTTCCGAGAATTATCGGACAACTTTCTGCCTACTAGCAAAGGACAGCTGAAGAAAGTTAAGGAATCTCTGAATGATGTGATAGTTCATCTTTTTAACAATGCACTGATCAACTGTCTG GCTCTGACCTGTggactgacttcctggcttgatgTCAGCCTTGTATTGTCACCTTGGACCTGCCCGGCAATGACTGGACTTGATCCTGACCCTGGCTTGCagattgacttcctggcttga
- the LOC135326986 gene encoding perilipin-2-like isoform X7, protein MALAAIDLQQNAISRVANLPLVSSTYNMVSTAYVTTKDNHPHLKLVCEIVEKGVKTITSVAVTSAMPIIQKLEPQRSTSTKDKGRLIVLNSLLVAVANNYARIGLDKIEEKLPILYQPTNEVVANAKDVVVGAREAVRTTVTGAKKTAHTITGVVGKTKEAIQGSVEMTKSVVGGSINAVLESCAAQMVSCGMDSALGKSEILIDQYLPCTEEELEKEVANIEGFEVGVQKPSYYVRLGSLSSKHIESRALAIAWSLTQQLQTTCLTLASSIQGLPQNVQDQVYTVGSVAGDVYRSFRSASSFRELSDNFLPTSKGQLKKVKESLNDVIVHLFNNALINCLALTCGLTSWLDVSLVLSPWTCPAMTGLDPDPGLQIDFLA, encoded by the exons ATGGCATTAGCAGCAATTGATCTACAGCAG AATGCTATATCAAGGGTTGCCAACCTTCCGTTGGTGAGCTCCACCTACAATATGGTGTCCACAGCTTATGTCACCACAAAAGATAACCATCCTCACCTGAAATTAGTATGTGAGATTGTTGAAAAAGGAGTGAAGACAATTACTTCAGTAGCTGTGACAAGCGCTATGCCTATCATCCAGAAATTGGAGCCACAAA GAAGTACTAGCACCAAGGACAAAGGAAGATTAATCGTTCTCAATTCACTTCTAGTTGCAGTTGCTAACAATTATGCACGTATAGGTCTGGACAAAATTGAAGAGAAGCTGCCTATACTGTATCAACCCACCAACGAG GTTGTTGCCAATGCCAAGGATGTAGTTGTTGGAGCCAGAGAAGCTGTAAGAACCACTGTGACTGGTGCCAAGAAAACTGCCCACACAATCACTGGAGTTGTGGGCAAGACTAAAGAAGCAATACAAGGCAGTGTAGAAATGACTAAGTCGGTTGTCGGTGGCAGCATTAATGCTGTTCTGGAAAGCTGTGCAGCACAAATGGTGAGCTGTGGAATGGATAGTGCACTTGGCAAATCAGAGATTCTTATAGACCAGTATCTTCCATGTACAGAAGAGGAGCTAG AGAAAGAAGTTGCAAACATTGAAGGATTTGAAGTTGGAGTTCAGAAGCCAAGCTACTATGTTAGACTAGGATCCCTGTCTTCAAAG CACATTGAGTCAAGAGCACTAGCTATTGCATGGAGCCTCACTCAACAGCTTCAGACCACCTGCCTCACACTGGCTTCAAGCATACAGGGGCTCCCACAGAATGTTCAGGACCAAGTTTACACTGTTGGGTCAGTGGCAGGTGATGTGTACAGGAGCTTTCGGTCAGCATCCTCCTTCCGAGAATTATCGGACAACTTTCTGCCTACTAGCAAAGGACAGCTGAAGAAAGTTAAGGAATCTCTGAATGATGTGATAGTTCATCTTTTTAACAATGCACTGATCAACTGTCTG GCTCTGACCTGTggactgacttcctggcttgatgTCAGCCTTGTATTGTCACCTTGGACCTGCCCGGCAATGACTGGACTTGATCCTGACCCTGGCTTGCagattgacttcctggcttga
- the LOC135326986 gene encoding perilipin-2-like isoform X5 encodes MALAAIDLQQNAISRVANLPLVSSTYNMVSTAYVTTKDNHPHLKLVCEIVEKGVKTITSVAVTSAMPIIQKLEPQRSTSTKDKGRLIVLNSLLVAVANNYARIGLDKIEEKLPILYQPTNEVVANAKDVVVGAREAVRTTVTGAKKTAHTITGVVGKTKEAIQGSVEMTKSVVGGSINAVLESCAAQMVSCGMDSALGKSEILIDQYLPCTEEELEKEVANIEGFEVGVQKPSYYVRLGSLSSKVCVRTYQQALSKARDAKHRSQETISQLSYTVNLHIESRALAIAWSLTQQLQTTCLTLASSIQGLPQNVQDQVYTVGSVAGDVYRSFRSASSFRELSDNFLPTSKGQLKKVKESLNDVIVHLFNNALINCLALTCGLTSWLDVSLVLSPWTCPAMTGLDPDPGLQIDFLA; translated from the exons ATGGCATTAGCAGCAATTGATCTACAGCAG AATGCTATATCAAGGGTTGCCAACCTTCCGTTGGTGAGCTCCACCTACAATATGGTGTCCACAGCTTATGTCACCACAAAAGATAACCATCCTCACCTGAAATTAGTATGTGAGATTGTTGAAAAAGGAGTGAAGACAATTACTTCAGTAGCTGTGACAAGCGCTATGCCTATCATCCAGAAATTGGAGCCACAAA GAAGTACTAGCACCAAGGACAAAGGAAGATTAATCGTTCTCAATTCACTTCTAGTTGCAGTTGCTAACAATTATGCACGTATAGGTCTGGACAAAATTGAAGAGAAGCTGCCTATACTGTATCAACCCACCAACGAG GTTGTTGCCAATGCCAAGGATGTAGTTGTTGGAGCCAGAGAAGCTGTAAGAACCACTGTGACTGGTGCCAAGAAAACTGCCCACACAATCACTGGAGTTGTGGGCAAGACTAAAGAAGCAATACAAGGCAGTGTAGAAATGACTAAGTCGGTTGTCGGTGGCAGCATTAATGCTGTTCTGGAAAGCTGTGCAGCACAAATGGTGAGCTGTGGAATGGATAGTGCACTTGGCAAATCAGAGATTCTTATAGACCAGTATCTTCCATGTACAGAAGAGGAGCTAG AGAAAGAAGTTGCAAACATTGAAGGATTTGAAGTTGGAGTTCAGAAGCCAAGCTACTATGTTAGACTAGGATCCCTGTCTTCAAAGGTCTGTGTGCGTACCTACCAACAGGCCTTAAGCAAGGCTAGAGATGCTAAGCACAGAAGCCAAGAGACAATCTCTCAGCTCAGCTACACTGTTAATCTG CACATTGAGTCAAGAGCACTAGCTATTGCATGGAGCCTCACTCAACAGCTTCAGACCACCTGCCTCACACTGGCTTCAAGCATACAGGGGCTCCCACAGAATGTTCAGGACCAAGTTTACACTGTTGGGTCAGTGGCAGGTGATGTGTACAGGAGCTTTCGGTCAGCATCCTCCTTCCGAGAATTATCGGACAACTTTCTGCCTACTAGCAAAGGACAGCTGAAGAAAGTTAAGGAATCTCTGAATGATGTGATAGTTCATCTTTTTAACAATGCACTGATCAACTGTCTG GCTCTGACCTGTggactgacttcctggcttgatgTCAGCCTTGTATTGTCACCTTGGACCTGCCCGGCAATGACTGGACTTGATCCTGACCCTGGCTTGCagattgacttcctggcttga
- the LOC135326986 gene encoding perilipin-2-like isoform X2, which yields MALAAIDLQQNAISRVANLPLVSSTYNMVSTAYVTTKDNHPHLKLVCEIVEKGVKTITSVAVTSAMPIIQKLEPQIAVANNYARIGLDKIEEKLPILYQPTNEVVANAKDVVVGAREAVRTTVTGAKKTAHTITGVVGKTKEAIQGSVEMTKSVVGGSINAVLESCAAQMVSCGMDSALGKSEILIDQYLPCTEEELEKEVANIEGFEVGVQKPSYYVRLGSLSSKVCVRTYQQALSKARDAKHRSQETISQLSYTVNLIEYAKNMISVFKLLDTQEMPYQFWVEWKKNTGQNDSDELHSAEIIDVNVPKVNGLLLKHIESRALAIAWSLTQQLQTTCLTLASSIQGLPQNVQDQVYTVGSVAGDVYRSFRSASSFRELSDNFLPTSKGQLKKVKESLNDVIVHLFNNALINCLALTCGLTSWLDVSLVLSPWTCPAMTGLDPDPGLQIDFLA from the exons ATGGCATTAGCAGCAATTGATCTACAGCAG AATGCTATATCAAGGGTTGCCAACCTTCCGTTGGTGAGCTCCACCTACAATATGGTGTCCACAGCTTATGTCACCACAAAAGATAACCATCCTCACCTGAAATTAGTATGTGAGATTGTTGAAAAAGGAGTGAAGACAATTACTTCAGTAGCTGTGACAAGCGCTATGCCTATCATCCAGAAATTGGAGCCACAAA TTGCAGTTGCTAACAATTATGCACGTATAGGTCTGGACAAAATTGAAGAGAAGCTGCCTATACTGTATCAACCCACCAACGAG GTTGTTGCCAATGCCAAGGATGTAGTTGTTGGAGCCAGAGAAGCTGTAAGAACCACTGTGACTGGTGCCAAGAAAACTGCCCACACAATCACTGGAGTTGTGGGCAAGACTAAAGAAGCAATACAAGGCAGTGTAGAAATGACTAAGTCGGTTGTCGGTGGCAGCATTAATGCTGTTCTGGAAAGCTGTGCAGCACAAATGGTGAGCTGTGGAATGGATAGTGCACTTGGCAAATCAGAGATTCTTATAGACCAGTATCTTCCATGTACAGAAGAGGAGCTAG AGAAAGAAGTTGCAAACATTGAAGGATTTGAAGTTGGAGTTCAGAAGCCAAGCTACTATGTTAGACTAGGATCCCTGTCTTCAAAGGTCTGTGTGCGTACCTACCAACAGGCCTTAAGCAAGGCTAGAGATGCTAAGCACAGAAGCCAAGAGACAATCTCTCAGCTCAGCTACACTGTTAATCTG ATTGAGTATGCTAAGAACATGATTAGTGTCTTCAAACTTCTTGATACTCAGGAAATGCCATATCAATTTTGGgtagaatggaagaaaaatacaggcCAAAATGACAGTGATGAATTGCATAGTGCTGAGATAATAGATGTAAATGTACCAAAAGTCAATGGATTACTTCTCAAG CACATTGAGTCAAGAGCACTAGCTATTGCATGGAGCCTCACTCAACAGCTTCAGACCACCTGCCTCACACTGGCTTCAAGCATACAGGGGCTCCCACAGAATGTTCAGGACCAAGTTTACACTGTTGGGTCAGTGGCAGGTGATGTGTACAGGAGCTTTCGGTCAGCATCCTCCTTCCGAGAATTATCGGACAACTTTCTGCCTACTAGCAAAGGACAGCTGAAGAAAGTTAAGGAATCTCTGAATGATGTGATAGTTCATCTTTTTAACAATGCACTGATCAACTGTCTG GCTCTGACCTGTggactgacttcctggcttgatgTCAGCCTTGTATTGTCACCTTGGACCTGCCCGGCAATGACTGGACTTGATCCTGACCCTGGCTTGCagattgacttcctggcttga
- the LOC135326986 gene encoding perilipin-2-like isoform X4 yields MALAAIDLQQNAISRVANLPLVSSTYNMVSTAYVTTKDNHPHLKLVCEIVEKGVKTITSVAVTSAMPIIQKLEPQRSTSTKDKGRLIVLNSLLVAVANNYARIGLDKIEEKLPILYQPTNEVVANAKDVVVGAREAVRTTVTGAKKTAHTITGVVGKTKEAIQGSVEMTKSVVGGSINAVLESCAAQMVSCGMDSALGKSEILIDQYLPCTEEELEKEVANIEGFEVGVQKPSYYVRLGSLSSKVCVRTYQQALSKARDAKHRSQETISQLSYTVNLIEYAKNMISVFKLLDTQEMPYQFWVEWKKNTGQNDSDELHSAEIIDVNVPKVNGLLLKHIESRALAIAWSLTQQLQTTCLTLASSIQGLPQNVQDQVYTVGSVAGDVYRSFRSASSFRELSDNFLPTSKGQLKKVKESLNDVIVHLFNNALINCLFKDSLVD; encoded by the exons ATGGCATTAGCAGCAATTGATCTACAGCAG AATGCTATATCAAGGGTTGCCAACCTTCCGTTGGTGAGCTCCACCTACAATATGGTGTCCACAGCTTATGTCACCACAAAAGATAACCATCCTCACCTGAAATTAGTATGTGAGATTGTTGAAAAAGGAGTGAAGACAATTACTTCAGTAGCTGTGACAAGCGCTATGCCTATCATCCAGAAATTGGAGCCACAAA GAAGTACTAGCACCAAGGACAAAGGAAGATTAATCGTTCTCAATTCACTTCTAGTTGCAGTTGCTAACAATTATGCACGTATAGGTCTGGACAAAATTGAAGAGAAGCTGCCTATACTGTATCAACCCACCAACGAG GTTGTTGCCAATGCCAAGGATGTAGTTGTTGGAGCCAGAGAAGCTGTAAGAACCACTGTGACTGGTGCCAAGAAAACTGCCCACACAATCACTGGAGTTGTGGGCAAGACTAAAGAAGCAATACAAGGCAGTGTAGAAATGACTAAGTCGGTTGTCGGTGGCAGCATTAATGCTGTTCTGGAAAGCTGTGCAGCACAAATGGTGAGCTGTGGAATGGATAGTGCACTTGGCAAATCAGAGATTCTTATAGACCAGTATCTTCCATGTACAGAAGAGGAGCTAG AGAAAGAAGTTGCAAACATTGAAGGATTTGAAGTTGGAGTTCAGAAGCCAAGCTACTATGTTAGACTAGGATCCCTGTCTTCAAAGGTCTGTGTGCGTACCTACCAACAGGCCTTAAGCAAGGCTAGAGATGCTAAGCACAGAAGCCAAGAGACAATCTCTCAGCTCAGCTACACTGTTAATCTG ATTGAGTATGCTAAGAACATGATTAGTGTCTTCAAACTTCTTGATACTCAGGAAATGCCATATCAATTTTGGgtagaatggaagaaaaatacaggcCAAAATGACAGTGATGAATTGCATAGTGCTGAGATAATAGATGTAAATGTACCAAAAGTCAATGGATTACTTCTCAAG CACATTGAGTCAAGAGCACTAGCTATTGCATGGAGCCTCACTCAACAGCTTCAGACCACCTGCCTCACACTGGCTTCAAGCATACAGGGGCTCCCACAGAATGTTCAGGACCAAGTTTACACTGTTGGGTCAGTGGCAGGTGATGTGTACAGGAGCTTTCGGTCAGCATCCTCCTTCCGAGAATTATCGGACAACTTTCTGCCTACTAGCAAAGGACAGCTGAAGAAAGTTAAGGAATCTCTGAATGATGTGATAGTTCATCTTTTTAACAATGCACTGATCAACTGTCTG TTCAAAGATTCCCTTGTGGACTGA
- the LOC135326986 gene encoding perilipin-2-like isoform X6 produces the protein MALAAIDLQQNAISRVANLPLVSSTYNMVSTAYVTTKDNHPHLKLVCEIVEKGVKTITSVAVTSAMPIIQKLEPQIAVANNYARIGLDKIEEKLPILYQPTNEVVANAKDVVVGAREAVRTTVTGAKKTAHTITGVVGKTKEAIQGSVEMTKSVVGGSINAVLESCAAQMVSCGMDSALGKSEILIDQYLPCTEEELEKEVANIEGFEVGVQKPSYYVRLGSLSSKVCVRTYQQALSKARDAKHRSQETISQLSYTVNLHIESRALAIAWSLTQQLQTTCLTLASSIQGLPQNVQDQVYTVGSVAGDVYRSFRSASSFRELSDNFLPTSKGQLKKVKESLNDVIVHLFNNALINCLVGPFYPQLAGIWRTKCKGEGEKNSSQEDSLNTTE, from the exons ATGGCATTAGCAGCAATTGATCTACAGCAG AATGCTATATCAAGGGTTGCCAACCTTCCGTTGGTGAGCTCCACCTACAATATGGTGTCCACAGCTTATGTCACCACAAAAGATAACCATCCTCACCTGAAATTAGTATGTGAGATTGTTGAAAAAGGAGTGAAGACAATTACTTCAGTAGCTGTGACAAGCGCTATGCCTATCATCCAGAAATTGGAGCCACAAA TTGCAGTTGCTAACAATTATGCACGTATAGGTCTGGACAAAATTGAAGAGAAGCTGCCTATACTGTATCAACCCACCAACGAG GTTGTTGCCAATGCCAAGGATGTAGTTGTTGGAGCCAGAGAAGCTGTAAGAACCACTGTGACTGGTGCCAAGAAAACTGCCCACACAATCACTGGAGTTGTGGGCAAGACTAAAGAAGCAATACAAGGCAGTGTAGAAATGACTAAGTCGGTTGTCGGTGGCAGCATTAATGCTGTTCTGGAAAGCTGTGCAGCACAAATGGTGAGCTGTGGAATGGATAGTGCACTTGGCAAATCAGAGATTCTTATAGACCAGTATCTTCCATGTACAGAAGAGGAGCTAG AGAAAGAAGTTGCAAACATTGAAGGATTTGAAGTTGGAGTTCAGAAGCCAAGCTACTATGTTAGACTAGGATCCCTGTCTTCAAAGGTCTGTGTGCGTACCTACCAACAGGCCTTAAGCAAGGCTAGAGATGCTAAGCACAGAAGCCAAGAGACAATCTCTCAGCTCAGCTACACTGTTAATCTG CACATTGAGTCAAGAGCACTAGCTATTGCATGGAGCCTCACTCAACAGCTTCAGACCACCTGCCTCACACTGGCTTCAAGCATACAGGGGCTCCCACAGAATGTTCAGGACCAAGTTTACACTGTTGGGTCAGTGGCAGGTGATGTGTACAGGAGCTTTCGGTCAGCATCCTCCTTCCGAGAATTATCGGACAACTTTCTGCCTACTAGCAAAGGACAGCTGAAGAAAGTTAAGGAATCTCTGAATGATGTGATAGTTCATCTTTTTAACAATGCACTGATCAACTGTCTGGTAGGTCCCTTTTACCCACAACTGGCTGGCATTTGGCGTACAAAATGCAAaggtgaaggggaaaaaaattccagcCAGGAAGACAGCCTGAACACAACTGAATAA